A single genomic interval of Nonomuraea rubra harbors:
- a CDS encoding DUF4188 domain-containing protein gives MRTTDFSRTPPQGQAAAMFVGATRYRGPLSILTLTLTWFRMVRDMKRMRGYRWHKIYWEFPYTLGTLAFFEDRDALLRFARSRHHRKLMQWVTDGTKNATGGYIRLYNAEPEGYSNGIWRAEGGEMAHIETFTPLSTETGDGPAVRRA, from the coding sequence ATGAGGACCACCGATTTCAGCAGGACGCCGCCCCAGGGGCAGGCGGCGGCGATGTTCGTCGGGGCGACCCGTTACCGGGGGCCGCTGTCGATCCTGACGCTCACGCTGACGTGGTTCCGGATGGTGCGCGACATGAAGCGTATGCGCGGCTACCGCTGGCACAAGATCTACTGGGAGTTCCCGTACACGCTGGGCACCCTGGCCTTCTTCGAGGACCGCGACGCGCTGCTGCGCTTCGCCCGCAGCCGCCACCACCGCAAGCTCATGCAGTGGGTGACGGACGGCACGAAGAACGCCACCGGCGGCTACATCCGGCTCTACAACGCCGAGCCCGAGGGGTACAGCAACGGGATCTGGCGGGCCGAGGGCGGGGAGATGGCGCACATCGAGACGTTCACGCCGCTGTCCACCGAGACCGGCGACGGCCCGGCGGTGAGAAGGGCATGA
- a CDS encoding ABC transporter ATP-binding protein translates to MTVVSRPADSGPVLRADAVELVRDGRHLLRDISLTVNPGEHWALLGANGAGKSTLLGLLGAVTHPSRGVVQVLGRTMGRVDVRELRSYLGHVNPRHTPDGPLRVRDVVLTGLTGTAASVPRWTPTRQESERADQLIAMLGMSHRAQDTWATLSQGERGRALIARGLMPQPRLLLLDEPATGLDLAAREQLLAGVDALRAQHPSLATVLVTHHLEELPATTTHAMLLRDGRCLAGGPVAGVLTSELVSACFDHPVRLVRSDDGRWAARAEPVSMSVPV, encoded by the coding sequence ATGACCGTGGTCTCGCGTCCAGCCGACAGCGGCCCCGTGTTGCGGGCCGACGCCGTGGAGCTCGTCCGCGACGGACGCCACCTCCTGCGCGACATCTCGCTCACCGTGAACCCCGGCGAGCACTGGGCACTGCTGGGCGCGAACGGCGCCGGCAAGAGCACCCTGCTCGGCCTGCTGGGCGCCGTGACCCATCCCAGCCGCGGCGTGGTCCAGGTGCTGGGGCGCACCATGGGCCGGGTGGACGTGCGGGAGCTGCGCTCGTACCTGGGGCACGTCAACCCGCGCCACACCCCTGACGGGCCGCTGCGGGTCCGGGACGTGGTGCTGACCGGGCTGACCGGCACCGCCGCGTCCGTGCCCCGCTGGACGCCCACCCGGCAGGAGAGCGAGCGGGCCGACCAGCTGATCGCCATGCTCGGCATGAGCCACCGGGCGCAGGACACCTGGGCCACCCTGTCCCAGGGCGAGCGTGGCCGCGCGCTCATCGCCAGGGGGCTCATGCCGCAGCCCCGGCTGCTGCTGCTCGACGAGCCGGCGACCGGCCTCGACCTGGCCGCCCGCGAGCAGCTGCTGGCCGGCGTCGACGCGCTGCGCGCCCAGCACCCCTCGCTGGCCACCGTGCTGGTCACGCACCACCTGGAGGAGCTGCCCGCCACCACCACGCACGCCATGCTGCTGCGCGACGGCCGCTGCCTGGCCGGCGGGCCGGTCGCGGGCGTGCTGACCAGCGAGCTGGTCAGCGCCTGCTTCGACCATCCGGTACGCCTGGTCCGCAGCGACGACGGCCGCTGGGCGGCCCGCGCCGAGCCCGTCTCCATGAGCGTGCCCGTGTGA
- a CDS encoding nucleotidyltransferase domain-containing protein, translated as MRNPDLHAIADRLIAVPGVVAVALGGSRARGTHRPDSDIDLGLYYRGRLDVAALRVLAREVTGEDTDVTEPGGWGPWVDGGGWLTVDGLRVDWIYRDLDRVHRIWRDCRDGRYEIGVQAGHPLGFYSHAYAGEVALCQVLADPAGELAALREEAAQYPPALRKALIAGLWECDFALTTARYGAAGRDPVYAAGALFRAIGVACQALHAADGAWLINEKGMVAAAGRLPSAPDGFAERAQALLASVGSTPEEITRTIDAAAELIAGVRSACGA; from the coding sequence GTGCGAAACCCTGATCTGCATGCCATCGCCGACCGGCTCATCGCCGTGCCCGGCGTGGTGGCCGTCGCTCTCGGCGGCAGCCGCGCCCGCGGCACGCACCGGCCCGACAGCGACATCGACCTCGGCCTCTACTACCGCGGCCGGCTCGACGTGGCCGCCCTGCGGGTGCTCGCCCGGGAGGTGACGGGCGAGGACACCGACGTGACCGAGCCCGGCGGCTGGGGCCCGTGGGTGGACGGCGGCGGCTGGCTCACCGTGGACGGCCTGCGGGTCGACTGGATCTACCGCGACCTCGACCGCGTGCACCGGATCTGGCGCGACTGCCGGGACGGCCGCTACGAGATCGGCGTCCAGGCCGGGCACCCGCTGGGCTTCTACTCCCACGCCTACGCCGGGGAGGTGGCGCTCTGCCAGGTGCTCGCCGACCCGGCCGGCGAGCTCGCCGCGCTGCGGGAGGAGGCCGCGCAGTACCCGCCCGCCCTGCGGAAGGCGCTGATCGCGGGGCTGTGGGAGTGCGACTTCGCGTTGACGACGGCCCGGTACGGCGCCGCCGGGCGGGATCCGGTGTACGCGGCGGGGGCGCTGTTCCGCGCGATCGGCGTGGCCTGCCAGGCGCTGCACGCGGCCGACGGGGCCTGGCTGATCAACGAGAAGGGCATGGTCGCCGCCGCCGGTCGGCTGCCGTCGGCGCCGGACGGGTTCGCGGAGCGGGCGCAGGCGCTGCTCGCGAGCGTCGGGAGCACTCCGGAGGAGATCACCCGCACCATCGACGCGGCGGCCGAGTTGATCGCCGGCGTCCGCTCCGCGTGCGGCGCCTGA
- a CDS encoding RNA polymerase sigma factor, producing the protein MAVAVEGLLRELAPQVLGTLVRRYEQFDLCEDAVQEALLDASVQWPRDGVPDNPRGWLVTVAARRVIDQVRSEHARRRREESVAVSVAADEFVAPAPGEERAGDRDDTLTLLFLCCHPALSEASQLALTLRAVGGLTTAQIAGAFLVPEATMGQRISRAKQRIKATGAEFRMPPEDERDDRLRVVLHVLYLIFNEGYTTTSGPELHRAELTGEAIRLTRAVLRLLPGDGEIMGLLALMLLTEARRPARTDADGRLIPLAEQDRSLWDRRLIAEGVELVTKALSTTALGPYQVQAAIAAVHDEAATAGETDWPQILALYGVLAGIEDNPVVRLNQAVATAMVKGPRAGLGLLGELAADDRMAGHHRLAAVRAHLLEMDGDAEGAVAAYREAARLTTSLPEQRYLEDRAARLS; encoded by the coding sequence ATGGCGGTCGCCGTCGAGGGGTTGCTGCGGGAGCTGGCGCCGCAGGTGCTCGGCACGCTCGTACGGCGCTACGAGCAGTTCGACCTGTGCGAGGACGCCGTGCAGGAGGCGCTGCTCGACGCGTCCGTGCAGTGGCCGAGGGACGGGGTGCCTGACAACCCGCGCGGCTGGCTGGTGACCGTGGCCGCGCGCCGGGTCATCGACCAGGTACGCAGCGAGCACGCCCGCCGGCGCCGCGAGGAGAGCGTGGCGGTCAGCGTGGCGGCCGACGAGTTCGTGGCTCCGGCGCCGGGCGAGGAGCGGGCGGGGGACCGGGACGACACGCTGACGCTGCTGTTCCTGTGCTGCCATCCGGCGTTGTCGGAGGCCTCGCAGCTCGCGCTGACGCTGCGGGCCGTGGGCGGGCTGACGACGGCGCAGATCGCCGGCGCGTTCCTGGTGCCCGAGGCAACGATGGGGCAGCGCATCAGCCGGGCCAAGCAGCGGATCAAGGCCACCGGGGCGGAGTTCAGGATGCCGCCGGAGGACGAGCGGGACGACCGGCTGCGGGTGGTGCTGCACGTGCTGTACCTGATCTTCAACGAGGGTTACACCACCACCTCGGGGCCCGAGCTGCACAGGGCGGAGCTGACGGGTGAGGCGATCCGGCTGACCAGGGCGGTGCTGCGGCTGCTGCCCGGCGACGGGGAGATCATGGGGCTGCTGGCGCTCATGCTGCTGACCGAGGCCCGCCGCCCCGCGCGTACGGACGCGGACGGCCGGCTGATCCCGCTGGCCGAGCAGGACAGGAGCCTGTGGGACCGGCGGCTGATCGCGGAGGGCGTGGAGCTGGTCACCAAGGCCCTGTCCACGACGGCGCTCGGGCCGTACCAGGTTCAGGCGGCCATCGCGGCCGTGCACGACGAGGCGGCCACCGCCGGGGAGACGGACTGGCCGCAGATCCTGGCCCTGTACGGCGTGCTGGCGGGCATCGAGGACAACCCGGTGGTCAGGCTCAACCAGGCGGTGGCCACGGCCATGGTGAAGGGGCCGCGCGCCGGGCTCGGCCTGCTCGGCGAGCTGGCCGCAGACGACCGGATGGCCGGGCACCACCGGCTGGCGGCCGTGCGGGCTCACCTGCTGGAGATGGACGGCGACGCGGAGGGGGCCGTGGCCGCGTACCGGGAGGCGGCGAGGCTGACCACGAGCCTGCCCGAGCAGCGCTACCTGGAGGACCGGGCGGCCCGCCTGTCTTGA
- a CDS encoding ArsR/SmtB family transcription factor, with product MDEVAVIEDAAAAEASLDPMRSRLLAELVEPGSATSLAAKVGLARQKVNYHLRTLERHGLVELVEERRKGNVTERVMQAAAASFVISPTALSAVQPDPARSPDRLSARWLLALAAQLVRDVGTLITGAAKAQKRVATFAIDGEVRFASAADRAAFAEELAQCVTSLVSKYHDESAEGGRDHRLVVAVHPSVNAKREG from the coding sequence ATGGACGAAGTGGCGGTGATCGAGGACGCCGCGGCCGCCGAGGCGTCGCTCGACCCCATGCGGTCGAGGCTGCTGGCCGAGCTGGTGGAGCCGGGCTCGGCGACCTCGCTGGCGGCCAAGGTGGGCCTGGCCAGGCAGAAGGTGAACTACCACCTGCGCACGCTGGAGCGGCACGGGTTGGTGGAGCTGGTCGAGGAGCGCAGGAAGGGCAACGTCACCGAGCGCGTGATGCAGGCCGCGGCGGCCTCGTTCGTGATCTCCCCCACCGCGCTGTCCGCCGTGCAGCCCGACCCCGCCAGGTCGCCCGACCGGCTGTCGGCTCGCTGGTTGCTGGCGCTGGCGGCGCAGCTCGTACGGGACGTCGGCACCCTGATCACCGGGGCGGCGAAGGCGCAGAAGCGGGTGGCGACGTTCGCCATCGACGGCGAGGTGCGCTTCGCGTCGGCGGCGGACCGGGCGGCCTTCGCCGAGGAGCTGGCCCAGTGCGTGACCTCCCTGGTCAGCAAATATCATGACGAATCCGCCGAGGGTGGGCGCGATCACCGGCTGGTCGTGGCGGTCCACCCCTCCGTGAACGCCAAGAGGGAGGGCTGA
- a CDS encoding SRPBCC family protein, with translation MGRDFELPLEATVEATPEQVWEAISTGPGIDSWFMGRTEVAEGVVRTAFGGFELPPSAVTAAEPLQRFAHSSDKAGDGRFVAYEFMIEGRERSSTVVRMVTSGFLPGDDWQDEFEAMSRGLEMYFATLAEYLGHFAGRVATPLTEFGPPVTDWADAWKRLYAALGGMPEAGDRVRAGGVEGVVYYRNSQTLGLRTGDGMYRFLQGFGGSMIASHLLFEGGEDQGPRWRAWLEELHAG, from the coding sequence GTGGGCCGCGACTTCGAGCTGCCGCTGGAGGCCACGGTCGAGGCCACCCCGGAGCAGGTCTGGGAGGCCATCTCGACGGGGCCGGGCATCGACTCGTGGTTCATGGGCCGCACCGAGGTGGCCGAGGGGGTCGTGCGGACGGCGTTCGGCGGGTTCGAGCTGCCGCCGTCCGCCGTCACGGCCGCCGAGCCGCTCCAGCGCTTCGCCCACTCCAGCGACAAGGCCGGCGACGGCAGGTTCGTGGCCTACGAGTTCATGATCGAGGGGCGGGAGCGGAGCAGCACGGTCGTCCGGATGGTGACCAGCGGGTTCCTGCCGGGCGACGACTGGCAGGACGAGTTCGAGGCCATGTCCAGGGGCCTGGAGATGTACTTCGCGACGCTGGCGGAGTACCTCGGCCACTTCGCCGGGCGGGTGGCGACGCCGCTCACGGAGTTCGGCCCGCCGGTCACGGACTGGGCGGACGCGTGGAAGCGGTTGTACGCCGCGCTCGGCGGGATGCCGGAGGCCGGCGATCGGGTCCGGGCGGGAGGGGTCGAGGGGGTCGTGTACTACCGCAACTCCCAGACGCTCGGCCTCCGCACGGGTGATGGCATGTACCGGTTCCTGCAGGGGTTCGGCGGGTCCATGATCGCCTCGCATCTGCTGTTCGAGGGCGGGGAGGATCAGGGGCCGCGGTGGCGGGCGTGGCTGGAGGAGCTGCACGCCGGGTGA
- a CDS encoding methyltransferase domain-containing protein — MPRLSPRLAAIVDALPLEPHLRVLEIGCGPGAAARAVAARLGTGHVLAIDRSAAAIEQARAAAAGEIAAGRMSVRQVAGEDFVLLPGEEPYDLVFAVRVGALDGRHPEAGRLLLRRLALATRPGARLFIDGGDPLREVPIPR, encoded by the coding sequence ATGCCCCGCCTGTCGCCGCGCCTCGCCGCGATCGTGGACGCCCTCCCCCTGGAGCCGCACCTCCGCGTCCTGGAGATCGGATGCGGTCCGGGGGCCGCCGCCCGGGCGGTGGCGGCCCGGCTCGGCACCGGGCACGTCCTGGCCATCGACAGGTCCGCCGCCGCGATCGAGCAGGCGCGGGCGGCGGCGGCCGGTGAGATCGCGGCCGGCCGCATGAGCGTCCGGCAGGTCGCGGGCGAGGACTTCGTCCTGCTGCCCGGCGAGGAGCCGTACGACCTGGTGTTCGCCGTCCGCGTCGGCGCGCTCGACGGCCGGCATCCCGAGGCCGGGCGGCTCCTGCTCCGGCGCCTCGCCCTGGCGACCAGGCCGGGAGCCAGGCTGTTCATCGACGGGGGCGATCCGCTGCGGGAGGTGCCGATCCCGAGGTGA
- a CDS encoding metallophosphoesterase family protein — protein sequence MEDGVKVVAISDTHAPRRWRACPPRVAEHLRGADVILHAGDVCVPSVLAELAAYAPVHVVKGNNDGPDVVAPETLELTLDGLRIGMIHDSGPAKGRLARMRRRFPHADLVVFGHSHIPLDESGGGLRIFNPGSPTDRRRQPHGTLGLLTIEDGALTRAEIVPVTP from the coding sequence ATGGAGGATGGGGTGAAGGTCGTCGCGATCTCCGACACGCACGCGCCCAGGCGCTGGCGCGCGTGCCCGCCCCGGGTGGCCGAGCACCTGCGCGGCGCGGACGTCATCCTGCACGCCGGGGACGTCTGCGTGCCCTCGGTGCTGGCCGAGCTGGCCGCGTACGCGCCGGTCCACGTCGTGAAGGGCAACAACGACGGCCCCGACGTGGTGGCCCCGGAGACGCTGGAGCTGACCCTCGACGGGCTGCGGATCGGCATGATCCACGACAGCGGCCCGGCCAAGGGGCGGCTGGCCCGCATGCGGCGCCGGTTCCCGCACGCGGACCTGGTGGTCTTCGGTCACTCGCACATCCCGCTCGACGAGTCGGGCGGCGGCCTGCGGATCTTCAACCCGGGCTCCCCCACCGACCGCCGCCGCCAGCCGCACGGCACGCTGGGGCTGCTCACGATCGAAGACGGCGCTCTGACCAGGGCGGAGATCGTGCCCGTCACTCCTTGA
- a CDS encoding ABC transporter substrate-binding protein, translated as MATVPRRALAALGAAALLGVNACGGTASPPAAQPSQTSSQAASQGPWTWTDDRGKNVSLPQRPQRVVAQSAAAAALWDFGVRPVGVFGPHKLKDGGRDPEVGEVDITKVESIGNVWGEFNVEKYASLQPELLVAGMYQKDVLWYVPEQSVAAVDQIAPTVGVQLSGTPLVQIIEKYGRLAAALGADPNAAPVAEAKKRFEDASAALKQLAAGRPELSVMIVTGTPESLYVAYLPDHPDLKYWGEDLGLKIVYPERPTESEGGFWEVLSWENADKYQADVILVDARSQSMKIEEMAKKPTWAKLPAVQAGQLYPWHAAERYSYLGYAKVMEELKTNLDKARDDVVKE; from the coding sequence ATGGCCACTGTCCCGCGACGTGCCCTCGCGGCACTCGGCGCCGCCGCCCTGCTCGGCGTCAATGCCTGTGGCGGGACCGCCTCCCCGCCCGCCGCTCAGCCGTCGCAGACGTCCTCGCAGGCGGCCTCGCAGGGCCCGTGGACCTGGACCGACGACCGCGGCAAGAACGTCTCCCTGCCGCAGCGCCCCCAGCGCGTCGTGGCCCAGTCGGCGGCCGCCGCCGCGCTGTGGGACTTCGGCGTGCGGCCGGTCGGCGTGTTCGGCCCGCACAAGCTGAAGGACGGCGGGCGCGACCCGGAGGTGGGCGAGGTGGACATCACCAAGGTGGAGTCCATCGGGAACGTGTGGGGCGAGTTCAACGTCGAGAAGTACGCCTCGCTCCAGCCGGAGCTGCTGGTGGCGGGCATGTACCAGAAGGACGTGCTCTGGTACGTCCCCGAGCAGTCCGTCGCGGCCGTCGACCAGATCGCCCCGACCGTCGGCGTGCAGCTCAGCGGCACGCCCCTGGTGCAGATCATCGAGAAGTACGGCCGGCTCGCCGCCGCCCTCGGCGCCGACCCGAACGCGGCGCCCGTGGCCGAGGCCAAGAAGCGGTTCGAGGACGCCAGTGCCGCGCTGAAGCAGCTCGCCGCCGGCAGGCCGGAACTCAGCGTCATGATCGTCACGGGCACGCCCGAGTCGCTGTACGTGGCGTACCTGCCGGACCACCCCGACCTCAAGTACTGGGGCGAGGACCTCGGACTCAAGATCGTCTACCCCGAGAGGCCGACGGAGAGCGAGGGCGGCTTCTGGGAGGTGCTGAGCTGGGAGAACGCCGACAAGTACCAGGCCGACGTGATCCTCGTGGACGCCCGCTCCCAGTCCATGAAGATCGAGGAGATGGCCAAGAAGCCCACCTGGGCCAAGCTGCCCGCCGTCCAGGCCGGCCAGCTCTACCCCTGGCACGCGGCCGAGCGCTACAGCTACCTCGGCTACGCCAAGGTCATGGAGGAGCTCAAGACCAACCTGGACAAGGCGCGCGACGACGTCGTCAAGGAGTGA
- a CDS encoding FAD-binding oxidoreductase, with product MSQPYSIQDEIRLPGFTGTVYLPGEAGYDEARRSLNPAVDSRPALIAEAQSVADVRVALMAARAHGVPFAVQATGHGTHAPCDGGILVKTTSMASVLVDPERRIARVGPGARWSEVIAAAAPFGLAPLSGSAPSVGVTGYTLGGGLGWLARKHGFAADSVLRAEVLLADGRHVTASPDSHPELFWALRGGGGGFGVVTSLEFRLYPVPEVFAGFVYFPIEAAARTLEAYRTWIDDAPDEISTAVVLKRMPDDEQVPAAVRGRHVVLLKVLHAGTAEEAGELLAPLFRAAGPALLDETRTTTYGAAAMGGTPNRHMDMFDTVPGEVVDALVRASEQAQTIEIRHWGGAIRRPGPDAGPVSHRATRLSVIVDTVVPGLAEELRPYANGGTFLNFLADPSRTAAAYTEADYARLREVKRAYDPDGFFRVGHVTI from the coding sequence ATGAGCCAGCCGTACAGCATCCAGGACGAGATCCGCCTCCCCGGCTTCACCGGGACCGTGTACCTGCCGGGCGAGGCCGGCTACGACGAGGCCCGCCGCTCGCTGAACCCGGCCGTGGACTCCCGCCCGGCGCTGATCGCCGAGGCGCAGAGCGTCGCCGACGTCCGGGTCGCGCTGATGGCGGCCCGCGCCCACGGGGTCCCGTTCGCGGTCCAGGCCACCGGGCACGGCACGCACGCCCCGTGCGACGGTGGCATCCTCGTCAAGACCACCTCGATGGCGTCGGTGCTGGTGGATCCCGAGCGCCGGATCGCCCGCGTCGGGCCGGGGGCGCGCTGGAGCGAGGTGATCGCCGCCGCCGCGCCGTTCGGCCTGGCGCCGCTGTCGGGCTCGGCGCCGTCCGTCGGCGTCACCGGCTACACGCTCGGCGGCGGGCTCGGCTGGCTGGCCCGCAAGCACGGATTCGCGGCCGACAGCGTGCTGCGGGCCGAGGTGCTGCTGGCGGACGGCCGGCACGTGACCGCGAGCCCCGACAGCCACCCCGAGCTGTTCTGGGCGCTGCGCGGCGGCGGTGGCGGGTTCGGCGTGGTGACCTCGCTGGAGTTCCGGCTCTACCCGGTCCCGGAGGTGTTCGCCGGGTTCGTGTACTTCCCGATCGAGGCGGCGGCGCGGACGCTGGAGGCGTACCGGACCTGGATCGACGACGCCCCTGACGAGATCAGCACCGCGGTCGTGCTCAAGCGCATGCCCGATGACGAGCAGGTGCCCGCCGCGGTGCGCGGCAGGCACGTGGTGCTGCTGAAGGTCCTGCACGCCGGGACGGCCGAGGAGGCCGGGGAACTGCTCGCGCCGCTGTTCCGGGCGGCCGGGCCGGCGCTGCTGGACGAGACGCGGACCACCACGTACGGCGCCGCGGCCATGGGCGGCACGCCGAACCGGCACATGGACATGTTCGACACCGTGCCCGGCGAGGTCGTGGACGCGCTGGTGCGCGCCTCGGAGCAGGCGCAGACGATCGAGATCAGGCACTGGGGCGGCGCGATCCGCCGGCCGGGCCCGGACGCGGGGCCGGTGAGCCACCGCGCCACCAGGCTCTCGGTGATCGTGGACACCGTGGTGCCGGGGCTGGCGGAGGAGCTGCGGCCGTACGCGAACGGCGGGACGTTCCTGAACTTCCTGGCGGACCCGTCGCGGACGGCGGCGGCGTACACGGAGGCGGACTACGCGCGGCTGCGCGAGGTCAAGCGCGCCTACGACCCCGACGGCTTCTTCCGCGTCGGCCACGTCACCATCTGA